A genomic region of Scyliorhinus canicula chromosome 4, sScyCan1.1, whole genome shotgun sequence contains the following coding sequences:
- the LOC119965468 gene encoding protocadherin-10-like isoform X4, with product MSLSSNEVLKCKLREGGVGAYPSSRPPSSTLHSTGAREEQSSHQQQPVQHIGRGRQSEWRIGNSRCGHSPSGFIQDPDPRPQSASLTPKSLWAHPWVEQPLVPAGRQRGDMANSPWRGRWKSLMLFFCRLVSILDGASGQIRYSIPEELKHGAFVGNIADDLGLNVAELSARRFRIVPSARRHYLEVNLENGILFVNEKIDREAVCGLNAACFLSLEVVIESPLELYQAEIEILDVNDNPPAFPSTQVKLDITESAAPGSRFPLESAQDPDVGTNSLRTYRLSPNEHFVLEVQTRSERSKIPELILERSLDRERQTVHRLLLTALDGGVPERSGSVRIAIHVVDANDNAPVFERPVYTVRVAENAPRGTLLIQLNASDLDEGTNGRIAYSLGSHAHGTVRELFSVDPHTGQVRVKGGLDYEGGPVHEVYVQAKDLGPNAVAAHCNVIVEVEDVNDNRPEIVLTSLSSPVPEDASPGTVIALISVTDRDTGANGRVSCRLTGSPPFKLLPSFRKYFTLVTERRLDRELVPEYNVTVAARDGGSPPLSSSRTIRVKVSDVNDNAPRFSRASYTVYVMENNAPGASICSVTAEDPDANQNSYLSYSILEGQVQGMPVSTYVSVNSDTGSLYALRSFDFEQLRKFRVQIRAQDAGFTPLSSNCTINILILDQNDNGPVIVAPLPRNGSVAAETVPRWAAAGHLAVRVTAVDADQGANARLSYRLLRATERGLFKLDVHTGEIRMARPFGPRDSPQQSLVLQAQDGGVPPLSATLTILLTAVDRVPEPRAEPDRDSQLNSDLTLYLIISLGSISFLFLLAILLLALARWHRHRLHADGCSPLACCPAARRRNTAHIFQKPDVNLQLAAGAQGAAIGSGEFPTCGEFPACRLPSQAYRYKVCLTPESAKSDFMFLRPCGPATPPNNNPLQGCHVRVAGGSGLSAATKAPTELTGAGGDGDSKRWADGVRQSAVSGHYTNRNQWASPVARS from the coding sequence ATGTCGCTGTCCTCCAATGAGGTGCTGAAATGCAAGCtgcgggaggggggagtgggtgcttACCCCAGCTCCCGCCCTCCCAGCTCAACATTACACAGCACAGGAGCCAGGGAGGAGCAGAGCTCGCATCAACAGCAGCCTGTTCAACACATCGGACGGGGCAGGCAGTCAGAGTGGCGGATTGGCAACTCGCGATGTGGCCACAGCCCAAGTGGCTTCATCCAGGATCCTGATCCAAGACCTCAAAGCGCAAGTTTGACACCCAAATCGCTGTGGGCTCACCCCTGGGTGGAGCAGCCACTGGTTCCAGCGGGGAGACAGCGGGGTGACATGGCTAATTCCCCTTGGAGGGGGAGATGGAAGAGCTTGATGCTATTTTTCTGCAGGTTGGTCAGCATTCTGGATGGAGCGAGCGGGCAGATCCGCTATTCCATTCCCGAGGAGTTGAAGCACGGGGCTTTCGTTGGGAATATCGCGGACGATCTGGGGTTAAACGTGGCCGAATTGTCCGCTCGGAGGTTCCGGATCGTGCCCAGCGCCCGCAGGCATTACCTGGAGGTGAATTTGGAGAATGGCATCTTGTTTGTCAATGAGAAAATCGACCGGGAAGCTGTGTGCGGGCTGAATGCCGCCTGCTTCCTCAGCCTGGAGGTGGTGATTGAAAGTCCTCTGGAGCTGTACCAGGCTGAAATCGAGATTCTGGATGTGAATGACAACCCCCCAGCTTTCCCCAGCACCCAGGTCAAGCTGGACATCACCGAGTCGGCGGCCCCCGGCTCCCGCTTCCCCCTGGAAAGTGCCCAGGACCCAGACGTGGGCACCAACTCCCTGCGCACCTACCGGCTCAGCCCCAATGAACACTTCGTCCTGGAGGTGCAGACCAGGAGTGAgcgcagcaagatcccagagCTGATCCTGGAGAGGTCCCTGGACCGGGAGAGGCAGACGGTGCACCGGCTGCTGCTCACCGCGCTCGACGGGGGGGTCCCGGAGAGATCGGGCAGCGTCCGCATCGCCATCCACGTTGTGGACGCCAACGACAACGCGCCGGTGTTCGAGCGGCCGGTCTACACGGTGAGGGTGGCGGAGAACGCGCCCAGGGGCACACTCCTCATCCAGCTCAACGCCAGCGACCTGGATGAAGGCACCAATGGCCGAATAGCTTACTCCCTGGGCAGCCACGCGCACGGGACGGTGCGGGAGCTGTTCTCGGTGGATCCGCACACGGGGCAGGTGcgggtgaagggggggttggattacgagggggGTCCCGTGCATGAGGTCTATGTCCAAGCCAAGGATCTGGGACCCAACGCGGTGGCCGCCCATTGCAACGtgatagtggaggtggaggacGTGAATGACAACCGGCCGGAGATTGTGCTGACCTCCCTGTCCAGCCCGGTACCAGAGGACGCTTCCCCGGGTACGGTCATCGCCCTGATCAGTGTGACGGACCGGGACACCGGGGCTAACGGCAGAGTGAGCTGCCGGCTGACCGGGAGCCCCCCCTTCAAGCTGCTGCCCTCCTTCAGGAAGTATTTCACTCTAGTGACCGAGCGGCGGCTCGACCGGGAGCTGGTGCCCGAGTATAATGTGACGGTGGCGGCCCGGGACGGCGGCTCGCCCCCGCTCTCCAGCAGCCGCACCATCCGGGTGAAGGTGTCGGATGTGAACGACAACGCGCCCCGCTTCTCCCGAGCCTCCTACACCGTGTACGTGATGGAGAACAACGCGCCCGGAGCCTCCATCTGCTCGGTGACGGCAGAGGATCCCGACGCCAACCAGAATTCCTACCTGTCCTACTCCATCCTGGAGGGCCAGGTCCAGGGAATGCCCGTCTCCACCTACGTGTCGGTGAACTCGGACACCGGTAGCCTGTACGCGCTGCGCTCCTTCGACTTTGAGCAGCTCAGGAAGTTCCGCGTGCAGATCCGGGCGCAGGACGCAGGCTTCACGCCTCTGAGCAGCAATTGCACCATCAACATCTTGATCCTGGACCAGAACGACAACGGCCCGGTGATCGTGGCGCCGCTGCCCCGCAATGGCTCGGTGGCAGCGGAGACGGTGCCCCGCTGGGCGGCGGCGGGGCATCTGGCGGTGAGAGTGACGGCGGTGGACGCGGACCAGGGGGCGAACGCCCGGCTCTCCTACCGCCTGCTGCGGGCCACCGAGCGCGGGCTCTTCAAGCTGGATGTGCACACCGGGGAGATTCGCATGGCGCGGCCCTTCGGCCCCCGGGACTCGCCCCAGCAGAGCCTGGTACTGCAAGCCCAGGACGGTGGGGTGCCCCCGCtctctgccaccctcaccatcctgcTGACGGCGGTGGACCGGGTGCCCGAGCCCCGGGCAGAGCCTGACCGGGACAGCCAGCTGAACTCAGACCTGACCCTCTACCTGATCATCTCGCTGGGCTCCATCTCCTTCCTCTTCCTGCTCGCCATCCTGCTGCTCGCCCTCGCCCGCTGGCACCGGCACCGGCTCCACGCTGATGGCTGCTCCCCGCTCGCCTGCTGCCCCGCCGCCCGGAGGAGGAACACGGCCCACATCTTCCAGAAGCCCGATGTGAACCTGCAGCTGGCGGCTGGCGCCCAGGGCGCAGCGATCGGCAGTGGCGAGTTCCCCACCTGTGGCGAGTTCCCTGCCTGCCGCCTGCCCTCCCAGGCTTATCGCTACAAAGTGTGCCTGACCCCCGAATCTGCCAAGAGCGACTTCATGTTCCTCAGACCGTGCGGACCTGCCACCCCGCCCAATAACAACCCCCTGCAGGGCTGCCATGTCCGAGTGGccggaggcagtgggctcagcgCTGCCACCAAGGCACCAACTGAG
- the LOC119965468 gene encoding protocadherin-10-like isoform X3, whose product MSLSSNEVLKCKLREGGVGAYPSSRPPSSTLHSTGAREEQSSHQQQPVQHIGRGRQSEWRIGNSRCGHSPSGFIQDPDPRPQSASLTPKSLWAHPWVEQPLVPAGRQRGDMANSPWRGRWKSLMLFFCRLVSILDGASGQIRYSIPEELKHGAFVGNIADDLGLNVAELSARRFRIVPSARRHYLEVNLENGILFVNEKIDREAVCGLNAACFLSLEVVIESPLELYQAEIEILDVNDNPPAFPSTQVKLDITESAAPGSRFPLESAQDPDVGTNSLRTYRLSPNEHFVLEVQTRSERSKIPELILERSLDRERQTVHRLLLTALDGGVPERSGSVRIAIHVVDANDNAPVFERPVYTVRVAENAPRGTLLIQLNASDLDEGTNGRIAYSLGSHAHGTVRELFSVDPHTGQVRVKGGLDYEGGPVHEVYVQAKDLGPNAVAAHCNVIVEVEDVNDNRPEIVLTSLSSPVPEDASPGTVIALISVTDRDTGANGRVSCRLTGSPPFKLLPSFRKYFTLVTERRLDRELVPEYNVTVAARDGGSPPLSSSRTIRVKVSDVNDNAPRFSRASYTVYVMENNAPGASICSVTAEDPDANQNSYLSYSILEGQVQGMPVSTYVSVNSDTGSLYALRSFDFEQLRKFRVQIRAQDAGFTPLSSNCTINILILDQNDNGPVIVAPLPRNGSVAAETVPRWAAAGHLAVRVTAVDADQGANARLSYRLLRATERGLFKLDVHTGEIRMARPFGPRDSPQQSLVLQAQDGGVPPLSATLTILLTAVDRVPEPRAEPDRDSQLNSDLTLYLIISLGSISFLFLLAILLLALARWHRHRLHADGCSPLACCPAARRRNTAHIFQKPDVNLQLAAGAQGAAIGSGEFPTCGEFPACRLPSQAYRYKVCLTPESAKSDFMFLRPCGPATPPNNNPLQGCHVRVAGGSGLSAATKAPTEVKQQNTDYPPFQRNVGFSSREPEETGIRNDGQTESGKVRSAVTTPTGLI is encoded by the coding sequence ATGTCGCTGTCCTCCAATGAGGTGCTGAAATGCAAGCtgcgggaggggggagtgggtgcttACCCCAGCTCCCGCCCTCCCAGCTCAACATTACACAGCACAGGAGCCAGGGAGGAGCAGAGCTCGCATCAACAGCAGCCTGTTCAACACATCGGACGGGGCAGGCAGTCAGAGTGGCGGATTGGCAACTCGCGATGTGGCCACAGCCCAAGTGGCTTCATCCAGGATCCTGATCCAAGACCTCAAAGCGCAAGTTTGACACCCAAATCGCTGTGGGCTCACCCCTGGGTGGAGCAGCCACTGGTTCCAGCGGGGAGACAGCGGGGTGACATGGCTAATTCCCCTTGGAGGGGGAGATGGAAGAGCTTGATGCTATTTTTCTGCAGGTTGGTCAGCATTCTGGATGGAGCGAGCGGGCAGATCCGCTATTCCATTCCCGAGGAGTTGAAGCACGGGGCTTTCGTTGGGAATATCGCGGACGATCTGGGGTTAAACGTGGCCGAATTGTCCGCTCGGAGGTTCCGGATCGTGCCCAGCGCCCGCAGGCATTACCTGGAGGTGAATTTGGAGAATGGCATCTTGTTTGTCAATGAGAAAATCGACCGGGAAGCTGTGTGCGGGCTGAATGCCGCCTGCTTCCTCAGCCTGGAGGTGGTGATTGAAAGTCCTCTGGAGCTGTACCAGGCTGAAATCGAGATTCTGGATGTGAATGACAACCCCCCAGCTTTCCCCAGCACCCAGGTCAAGCTGGACATCACCGAGTCGGCGGCCCCCGGCTCCCGCTTCCCCCTGGAAAGTGCCCAGGACCCAGACGTGGGCACCAACTCCCTGCGCACCTACCGGCTCAGCCCCAATGAACACTTCGTCCTGGAGGTGCAGACCAGGAGTGAgcgcagcaagatcccagagCTGATCCTGGAGAGGTCCCTGGACCGGGAGAGGCAGACGGTGCACCGGCTGCTGCTCACCGCGCTCGACGGGGGGGTCCCGGAGAGATCGGGCAGCGTCCGCATCGCCATCCACGTTGTGGACGCCAACGACAACGCGCCGGTGTTCGAGCGGCCGGTCTACACGGTGAGGGTGGCGGAGAACGCGCCCAGGGGCACACTCCTCATCCAGCTCAACGCCAGCGACCTGGATGAAGGCACCAATGGCCGAATAGCTTACTCCCTGGGCAGCCACGCGCACGGGACGGTGCGGGAGCTGTTCTCGGTGGATCCGCACACGGGGCAGGTGcgggtgaagggggggttggattacgagggggGTCCCGTGCATGAGGTCTATGTCCAAGCCAAGGATCTGGGACCCAACGCGGTGGCCGCCCATTGCAACGtgatagtggaggtggaggacGTGAATGACAACCGGCCGGAGATTGTGCTGACCTCCCTGTCCAGCCCGGTACCAGAGGACGCTTCCCCGGGTACGGTCATCGCCCTGATCAGTGTGACGGACCGGGACACCGGGGCTAACGGCAGAGTGAGCTGCCGGCTGACCGGGAGCCCCCCCTTCAAGCTGCTGCCCTCCTTCAGGAAGTATTTCACTCTAGTGACCGAGCGGCGGCTCGACCGGGAGCTGGTGCCCGAGTATAATGTGACGGTGGCGGCCCGGGACGGCGGCTCGCCCCCGCTCTCCAGCAGCCGCACCATCCGGGTGAAGGTGTCGGATGTGAACGACAACGCGCCCCGCTTCTCCCGAGCCTCCTACACCGTGTACGTGATGGAGAACAACGCGCCCGGAGCCTCCATCTGCTCGGTGACGGCAGAGGATCCCGACGCCAACCAGAATTCCTACCTGTCCTACTCCATCCTGGAGGGCCAGGTCCAGGGAATGCCCGTCTCCACCTACGTGTCGGTGAACTCGGACACCGGTAGCCTGTACGCGCTGCGCTCCTTCGACTTTGAGCAGCTCAGGAAGTTCCGCGTGCAGATCCGGGCGCAGGACGCAGGCTTCACGCCTCTGAGCAGCAATTGCACCATCAACATCTTGATCCTGGACCAGAACGACAACGGCCCGGTGATCGTGGCGCCGCTGCCCCGCAATGGCTCGGTGGCAGCGGAGACGGTGCCCCGCTGGGCGGCGGCGGGGCATCTGGCGGTGAGAGTGACGGCGGTGGACGCGGACCAGGGGGCGAACGCCCGGCTCTCCTACCGCCTGCTGCGGGCCACCGAGCGCGGGCTCTTCAAGCTGGATGTGCACACCGGGGAGATTCGCATGGCGCGGCCCTTCGGCCCCCGGGACTCGCCCCAGCAGAGCCTGGTACTGCAAGCCCAGGACGGTGGGGTGCCCCCGCtctctgccaccctcaccatcctgcTGACGGCGGTGGACCGGGTGCCCGAGCCCCGGGCAGAGCCTGACCGGGACAGCCAGCTGAACTCAGACCTGACCCTCTACCTGATCATCTCGCTGGGCTCCATCTCCTTCCTCTTCCTGCTCGCCATCCTGCTGCTCGCCCTCGCCCGCTGGCACCGGCACCGGCTCCACGCTGATGGCTGCTCCCCGCTCGCCTGCTGCCCCGCCGCCCGGAGGAGGAACACGGCCCACATCTTCCAGAAGCCCGATGTGAACCTGCAGCTGGCGGCTGGCGCCCAGGGCGCAGCGATCGGCAGTGGCGAGTTCCCCACCTGTGGCGAGTTCCCTGCCTGCCGCCTGCCCTCCCAGGCTTATCGCTACAAAGTGTGCCTGACCCCCGAATCTGCCAAGAGCGACTTCATGTTCCTCAGACCGTGCGGACCTGCCACCCCGCCCAATAACAACCCCCTGCAGGGCTGCCATGTCCGAGTGGccggaggcagtgggctcagcgCTGCCACCAAGGCACCAACTGAG